The Cheilinus undulatus linkage group 21, ASM1832078v1, whole genome shotgun sequence region TACGTGAGGCAGATATTCAAGGCCTAACATTCGAGCAAAAGCCAAATCGACCGATGCAAAATACAAGCCACCATTTTGGAACGCCACACACCCCCTCTGTGAGGGTTAGCCGAGGAGCTAACTAGCATGCTAGCCACTAAATGAACGTTTAAAACTGTGATTGGAGGTTAATTTACTAGCACTAAATTAGCTGTACCGCTAGCACTGCACAACGTTTTTAACAGCTATATAAACGCATGTAACCGATTAACAGATTCGCATCACTAACCGCAATACATCAACTTACACAAAGATATTAAGATAAATTGAAAATACTTATCATCTATGAGGGCAATCTGACTGATATTAACCTCTCGTTAACCAAAATCAGTCGGCAGGCCTGTATGTGCTGCACAAGCCGTCAGACACGATGCTAACACACAATGTTATTGAAGCTGATGAAAAGAAACAACCAGTTTTAAAACGACAAAATGTAACGTCATGGACAAGAAAGCGAACCTACTGTCACTTTTTACGTAAAGCTGACTTTGTCACGGAAGACAGGTGCCGATACCTGTCAAAATGGACCCAATGCGCACAAACAAGTCACATTATCAAGATTAATTCACCTCCATGTTAAGTGCCAGACTGTTTACAAACATTTAGGTTACAAACAAACGACAGGAATGTGATTGCCTAACGGCATGGTGACAAAACAGGGATGATTTGGCAAATGCATCTCATTAGTTGGAATACACAGGGAAAACTTGACAGCTTGTTAAGAAATATTTGGCCTGACCAAATGAATGATTTGTGTGGCTAATCTCCAACCTTGTGGatgaacagctgttttgggttATCTAGAATAAAACTGAAACGTCCAGGCATACGCGGAAAAACAAGGTCTATTGGCTTATAACGCAAAATGAGGTCAGCTCCACACAAGTATGCTGCAACGGACGCACAATCAGCAAAAATGCAGCCGGCTATCCTAGCTAGCTTTGGGCCTTCATGTTTACTGTACAGTTGAGCGCAGTCTGCACGATTTCAAGTTTCTACATTTCTCACGCAGctataaaataatgaaaaatgtggtTCTAACATGCCAGTTCACCCTTCCAATCACATTTTCTTACCTTCCATCTCCATGTCCTCTGGTTCGCTGAGCTGCTGCTCGCCGGCtttctgttgctgctgctgctgcgtgtggtgatgatggtggttCATGTTCGCAgctgctgttgttgtggtgGTTGTGATGCGGGGCTCCTTGCTATCTGTGGTACCCTCGACCTTTTCCAGGGTCGCCTCGGTTGGGAACCGGGTTCTGGACTGCTGGTGAGGTGTGGTAGGATGCGGAGGTGGGGTGGACAGGTCGAGCCTTGGCGGCCGGGCCTGCTCTGTTGCGTCCTCGGCCTTGTCCGCTGTCAGCGCCGGGGAGTGAGGAGGGGAGGTCGGCGGGGGAGCGGGTAGAGAAACGCGGACGTATTTGCTCGCTATTCGCCCAATCGCGGCGCCGTTGGTGGGTGCAAGTCGCTGTCTGACTGCAGGGGGTGGGGATGGATGGACTGGGGCTCCGAAGAGGGAGGCCCGCTGAAATTAGCTAAATCAATCCGGCTTTACCCCGGGAAATGTGGGGTAACGGTAACTAGTGAGACAACGCGCAGCACGACCTGCACCTTGAGGAACAAAACCCTGTTTATAGCTAACGTTAGCGTTAAGCTACCTTACACTAGGCAGCCAACTGCTGATATAGgaacaacaacaatgaaaacaaaggcTCATTTGATATTGACACACATTCAACAACTTTGCTTACGATATCCCCAGTCCGTGTGCTCCTCCGATTGTCCCTCGTCTGGGGGAGAGCGGAGGAAAAAGCTATCCATTCAAAGCCGTTTCCAATACGGAATAGCGCTAACGTTAATGTTGCTTTGGAAGTTCGCGGAGACGAGAGTTGCCACGGCCCAACATTAACCAAACCGACCCTAATATGACAAATGACAGAAAGTCGCACCTCGTTGCATTTCTGGCTAACCTCTGGTTTCCTAGGAAAGAAGGTGCCCGGTCACACTACGTTAGCCCCAGCCGTGTAGCTCTCAACCCGCTCCTCCCGTACGGCTTGAGATGTGCTCAGTCTGAGGTAAATCTCAAAATGGCGGTCGCGCTCTTCTCTGAAATGTCACATCCGCATGGAGATCCAAACACAGGCCCATCCCCAGCCAGGTTCACATCCACATTAAATAATACGGATCGGTACACTGCTCATGATACAGGAGGAAAGAGTAGAAGTACTTCAGTCAGTTTTAGGCAAAAATTTAGATTATGAAGAGGGCCCGGGCCTGGATACTGCGTTTTGCATTATGGCCTAAATCACACTTTCTGCTTTTGGAGCAAAATAATCATTGTCTGACTAAACCTAACAACTGATATGAGTAGaaatagttattttttaaattgtaaaacaaaaaattgaatcaTTTACCTTCGGACACAATAGGTAATCGATACTTTTTATGTAATGGTGAATTATACTGGCTGTTTTAACAAAGTTAAAGAGCACATGTATGATTAGAAAGTTTGGCTCCCACAAACAGCATATGTACCATAATAGATAAAATAATCACCAGATTGTACCTGTCTACAAAGAGCAAAAGTCGTCCTTCAAATACCTCTATTTTACCgggaaaaacatttacatgtaTATTAGGTCATTCAGtccattattttacatttgtatATGATTTTATTGCACCTATTCACTGATTGCACCTCTCAAtaatattttttgtaactttaaaaaataataattgtaGCCTTAATTCATtctgtttacttttatttccttttttttaattatttaattcataaaaatcagattaaagtaTTTAAAACAGCATTATCTTGTTAATTGTTTAATAGTATCTACCGTTATTTTATTAATGTTCTATATACACATACACcaacaagaataaaaacattggCTATACAGTACATGCCCAGCAAATTCCGACTACTAATTATGATACCTGCGATCATTATTTGATTTACTAGGtgaataactttatttttaaccagGGATATTGATAACTTCAACATCCTATCGAGAATGAGGTGTCAGCAATTGTCAACTGGAGCGTCAGAGCTGCAGTGGATGAAATAGTTAAATTTGGATTTTGAATAAATGGCACCACCTAGTGGTAAAAACCAACTAGGCTTTAATTGTCTTGCCATGATCTcggcttttgtttgtttttattttcagggctATATTTTAATGATATATCTATACGAGTCACATCTTAACATGTACaatattcatttaaaagtttGCACTTGAATAAGAGgattatttattgctttatcAAACCATAAATCATAAAGTATTTACTGTTCAGTCCTCTAATAGATATCTATAGAGTTTTTTGAATCATATAATATTTATATGTATTggtatattttttattgtgttatttattttgttaaatatactgtagtttttgtttttatattaatGTTTATTCTTAACCCAAGTACCCTGAGTTCCTCATCTTGTCCTTTTTCATGTGCGTGCATGGTGTTCTAGTGACAATGGACCTGCTtgaatattatattatattatattatattatattatattatattatattatattatatgtAGGGCTGTTAAGATTTATTAAGTTAATCTCAATTATTCAAAGTCCATATTAGGGGCACTATATGTTTTATCGCAattaatcgcatgctttattCTCTCCTTCAACACTTTTGGTTAAGGCAtttcagcatctccctgcagccacgtTGATATAAGACAAGTCCCCAAAGCCCCCATGATGTCTCAATTTActccaaataaataaagaaatacaacGTATAAAAAGCTCGATGGACAATTCAGTCGTCTGAACGTTGTCAGAACGTTGTCTGttctctaattttattttcaaaccgAAGCAAGAcccttttctgtgtttatggtcatgttaaaatctttgatctaccaaTAAAAGCAGGGCTTtatccagacaggaagtcaattaccccttgtttcaaacagtaaaaacattcatttaaacaaaacaacacaaaaacaaaacaaaacaaaacaaaacaaaacaaaacaaaacaaaaaacaaaataaaaaggaaagaaatggaaaaaaagtaaTGGGATTTGAAAATGTGGTAGGGGGATGTGCGACTTATCGAGAATGAATACCGGAATCCAGGGCTTAATCGCGATTGAAACAATGGCTCTTTTAACAGCCCTAATactatgttttttatttgtgtcaaaaagcaGTTTGCTGGTTTTCATGACAAACATTGCCCTCTCTTGCAAGCTTACTTATGTAGAATTTCAATGTTGTTCTTTTGTGTCAACGCTGTGATTAGCGTGACAGAGAGCCAGTCAAATTCTGAAACAGGTCTTTGAGCCCACCCCGCAAGGTTCAATTAGCCAATAGCCGCTGACATGTAGTGCAATAGGCGGACTAAAGTCAACAGCATTATAGTCTGCGAAGTATATATACCGACGTCGGCAACTGGGGAAAACAGTTAGCAAAGCTTATCCCCACAGATGGTTAAATACGAAGGGCTCATGTTACATTACAGGGCGAAATAATATAACACTGACATTATTCATAAGTTTTCCCATATAATTCGTCATACCCGTGTCCACATATCAATATTTTGACAAGCTAAAAGCGCATTTCCATCGAGTTTGGTGCATtaaatggaggagaagaaggaagaCGGAGACTCGGAGATTCAGGAACACGGACCCGAGCACTGGTTCTCAAAATGGGAGCGGCAGTGTTTGGCCGAAGCGGAGCAGAGGGAGCTGAGCGAGGAGGAGGCCGACAACGACCAGGATAAACTGTGGCATCTTTTCCAGAACTCCGCCACAGCTGTAGCTCAGTTATACAAAGGTTCAAATCAGCACTGTCTGTGTACTTGTTTGTCCGATAATGCGCTGTCAGTGTACATTTCTCTTGTTGGTTAGCAACCTGGCTACTTATCGACCGTTAAAGGGAACTAACGTTAGCGTCAGTATCAGCAGAATGCTAACTAGCTCGTTAGCAAACTCGCTGACCAGCACTGGGTAACgtttacagctgattttgcAATGCTAAATTTAGCTAGCTTCTGCTATCCAGCAAAAATAGTTATGAACTCAGATACTGCCTTATGCATTATTTTCGAGTGATGGGCAACCAGAGCTACATTAAGAAACGAAATCATATAACGTCcggtttatgttttttttcctttgtcaaCGGCTTGTTGACACCAAGTTAGACAGGAAAGGTTAGCTAACCCACCGCTAGCCGGGCTAGTTACAAAATGGCGAAGGTAACAACAATCGTAGCTACGCGACATTCCCAGATGACAGTCTCCTGTAAACTGTCAGTGTTACCATCTGTTATACCGGATGCGATTAGCTGTTGAAATGCGGCATTAACTTGCAGAGTTAACGACACAGAAGTGTACATTTGTGTTCAGTTTCAGTGATTGCTGCTGAGTGTGCAGATTGTAAGGCAACGAGAGCTTAGGTTATTATCACAAAATGGCGAGGATAGTATTGGTTCGACCTGAATATAGTGGTATGTCTACAATCTGCTTCGATTGTGTCGTTTTCAGACTGAGCAAATCCCCCGACAAGTTGATTAAGCTCGACTTTTTTATATGTCTTTGTGCTGTGATGCATGTTTTACATGggtttgcaactttcctgctgAGAGGGCAGTTAAGTTGGTGTGTCGGTGCTTCTTTGCTAAACAAGCTGCTGCCAAGTTGGCCATCTAGCGCCGGCTGACAGTTATTTATACGCCAAACCCTGTCCATGCAATTCTAGATGCTAGACAAAATGGCGAATGAAAATTATCTTCACCTCAACCCTGCAATCTTCTAGCTTTTGTGCCTCTCtggtgttttgttgtcttttggTCACATTATCCTCGGTTGCTTGGTTTTAAATAGCAAATGCATCATGtacagaaacaaaacatatttcCCTTTTTCCTCCCACAGACAGAGTATGTCATCAGCAGGGCCTGTCATTGTGGGTGCCATTTCAGAACTCTGCCACAGCAGTGACCAACCTCTACAAAGGTATCTCCCCACATGCATTCTTCCTTTTTCCCTCTTCCTTTTGGCAAAATATATTGATCTGCAGACCTACTGGTGCTGTGCTGTATCTGATCAATACGGACTGCAGCTAGTTGTTATTACACTAAATAACATAGTCATAGGTTTTATTGATAAGCTCACCTAACGTGTCAAACACAGACCTGACACTCTTATCAGTGATGTATTGATCATGTTGTCACTGTGGGGTTTTTGTATGTCAGTGAAAGACAAGTTCACCATGAGGTGAAAACTCAATTTCAAAACTTGTTTATGACAATGCCGGGAATCCACCAGTGAAACAGAGCTGTTTTGTTTAGGTAAGAATGAGACTAGGCCGAATGTCACTCTTGAACAGGAATGTACCACCCCAAAATTTGTCAAAAGAGCcagaaaaggatgaaaagtGTTCACCCTCTAGAAAAAAGGTCATGTTGAGTTGTTAAAGCAGCcacttgtttatgtttttacaacaaaacagTATTTATATTATGATCAATAATGCAAAGATTTTTCCATGGTTTGCGGTCTTCAGCTTAAAATAGAGTTACTGCTTGACCGTTGGTATTGTCTACGATCAACAATGATGATTATGCTTTTGTCTTCAATCACAGAGAGTGTAGAGGCCCATCAGAGGAGCTTTGACAGGGGCTTCCAGATAGGACACCAACGACGCAATAAGGTGAGCCCGTTTCTTCTCTTGGCTTTTTTATTGCTCTCTCCTCTTCTTATGTACCTGGACAGATGTTTACATACAACAAAAGGTTTACACAACAGAGATGTTAATAGgaacatattttgtttttcaatctTGAATTAGAACAGTGCTCATTAATCAACTTATAAGTGATGTGCATCTACATAAATGTGGTCCATTCCTCAGGCAGGTACTTTGAAAACATGACACAAAAGTTTATAATTACAGGACACCTCgaatttttttcacagcacaatGCTTATAAAAGCTCACAAATGGTTTCAAGCAAAAAGTGGATGCTCTTTTTACTCTGCAAGTAGCAGACTAGCTTTCAATTAACTGAATAAGATGCAGGATGAGCCAGAAATCCTGGGAATGGGCAGCAGAAGAGATCAAAGATTTTCTGTGTGGTtacatgactgttttttttttttttttttttttttttaatgattcatcTCTGGATGTTTTTGTGGATAACCACACTTAATCTCAcccttttgtcacattttgaaattgtactgtttagcatttaaaactgtttttgttttttttttccgctgtcttaaactgagtttaccttacttcctgtttggatacagagctgattttattttgaaagataataggaaactttgaaaatatgacatgaaattCACCTCGGAAAGGGGACTTGTTGTGATTGGAAAAGAAATAAGGGGACAGTAAAAAGGTTGATATTACAAGgagcagatgacttttgacttgtccactgagtttGCTGTGAGGTTTAAAGTGAATTGAGtaattaaggagcagtggtggactaattttacatcactgtggctgcagggagatgctgacatggctcaacaaaattgtgctgaaagggacaataaaaccTGATTAATCATGGTTATAATATGTACCTCAAGAAGACAGCCCCTTTTGACTACATTCACTTCTAAACAAGGTTTTTTTTACAGTCTACCTTATTTTCTACTTTGGTAACcattctatttttttgcaattttgggATAAAGTCTTGACATTGCTGTGGagaagtatttgccccctttttatttcttatctttgcacatatttgtcacacttcagtatttcagatcatcaaacaaatttgaaTGTTAGACaaggttcttttgtgacctcctggatggcTGGAGTCATTTATGTTGGTCAGCCACTTCTTGGAATGTTccccactgttccaagttttctcaatttgtggataatggctctcactgtggttcgctggagtcccaaagccccAGAAATGGCTTTTTTTGTAACCATTTCTAGACTGATGGATGTGAataactttgtttctcatctggtGTTGAATTTTTTTAGCTTGCAGCATGATACACGATGGTTGCTCTAGGAGATCTTTCACCCTACTTCACTTTGTAAGACAGGTTATATTTAAGGTATTTTTTAATCTAACAGGTCTGACAATAATCAGGCCTTGGTGTTGCCAGTGACATTGAACtcacttttttcccttaataaatgaaataatcttttaaaaaccgcatgttgtatttactctggttatctttgtctaaaatTCCTATTTTTTGAGAATCTGAAACacaagtgtgacaaatatgcaaaaaataagaaatcaggaaggggttATGTACTTACTCACAGCACTGTAATGCTGGGCAAGACCATTTAAAGCTTTAGGAACAGTACAAATATCCTTCAACCAGAAGTAGTAAGTGCTCTTATTTAAATCAAGCCTTGTTTAATGGAttcttgctcttgttttgatcaTAGGACATGTTGGCCTGGGTGAAAAAGCGCAGGAGAACTATACGCAGAGAGGATCTTATCAGCTTTCTATGTGGCAAAGCACCACCACACAGGAGTAGCAGGGCCAGCACCCGACTGACCATGGTGGCCCCCAGCCGGGCTAATTCACCAGCTGAGACTGGCTCATCTGTGGAAGCAGACCTCCAGCCCTTCAGGGAGGCCATAGCACTGCATGGTGAGGTCACTGGAATCAACCCTCAATGGCCTTTTACTAAGTGTGCTTTGTTCAGTGTCACTGCTGGTCTTTAAAGTCACTATAGAGAGTATCTGATGTTGGATATCTGTTTATGCGTGTAGACAGTCTCACATTTTTTGAAGCTTAGCACAGGTTATAAGGTCTATTTTTAGACGTAtgccttatttttgttttaataatgtcTTCTAAGGGaggaaaactggttaaaatgtcATCCAGTTGATCATTATTAGTCAACAGTTTTACCTGAATGATGAAGTTCCAAGAACTGAGATTTAGTTCATATGAGTGTTGctgagagagtgtgtgtttgtgtgtgaaaaaaTAAGTCTGCCCTTCAGTTGTTGTACTCACATGTGCTTCAGAGATAAGGGTGTGTTGTGAATGGGTGTGTTACTATCAGCCAATGGTGAAAGAGGGCCTCTCTTCGGCCCCTCCTGTGCACGTTTTTTGTTTATAAGATAAAAAACTTCCACTATACaaggttatttttaaaaaaacaaaatttttatttttttttttaatatatagaAGAAACTGGCTATTTGCAGTATATCTGAAGTTGATGTTTCTATTGAGCTGTGTGTGATAAGTGTGCAAACTTATCCGGAGTTTCCTCCGTTTTTAAAGGGGCCATTTTAGGGTGTAACTGAAGTGAGGGTGGATGATGAGAGGCATTTGCTGGTTTAGGTTTCAGACGCACAAGTTCAGTGTGTGTCAGAAGGTTGCAGTGTGTCTCCTTTCTCAGTTATCAGATCCCTTTTGCCTTTCAACACAGATGTTAATTCTTGGCATTGACATGATCGTAACGTATTTTAAGTTTCTGTGAACTACATTCTTGACTCTGACactcaaaacaacatttaaattcCCACAGGTTGAAGATAGAAATGTCCTTTCAGCATCGTTTAGGTCACAGGCTCTGATGCCAGAAGAGATCCCACAGACATGAATGTCTTATATCAGTTTCCTCTGACTCATTTTGTGCATGTGATTGGCACTAAGTAATGCTCGGTCTTTTTGAGATGGCTATGTCAATTTCTGATGTGTTAAAGAAACATCCCCATAAAGCAGTTCTGACAAAGAGGAACGTGACTCAAGTAATTCTCTGAAATCCAATGTGAAGACAAGAACAGACCTTGAAATAACCACATGAGTGAGAGACTTCCAAGAATCAAGCCAAAGAGCTGCACCCTTCCTCACGCAAACAGGGCCACACGTTTTAACAGCTTCTAATTGTGTTCTAAAACAATAGTCGTGTTAATGCAGGTCAGttagttttgggtttttttttgagCAAAATCAAGGGAAGAAGGGTGTCCGatttcttcaattttttatgttagagaaaattttaaaaattatcttTTGTCAGTGTTTGTCAAACAAGATAAGACATAACAGGAGACCTTATTGATCCCATATTGgggacatttttgttgttgcatCATCTTAGTAGAGAACAATAGAAGAGAAAGCCAGTCAAGCAATAAGTAACAAACTGTAAATGACAAGCATACTAGCAATGAACACAGTAAGAATGAGAGTAATGGTATTATCAGGGTGTCTGCGGGGTCTTAAAGTATTACAGGTTGATGAATCAATAAAGCCAAGaataaggcttttaaaaagtattaaaacgTCGTAAATGAGAGGCTGAAATGTCTTAAAtgtagttgtttttatttaattttgtagCCTGTTCATCTAAAGGGGTTTTTGcctaatatatttttttgtatttatattcaGTCACACTAGATTTTTTGAAACTTCACCAGATCTGACCTGAATTCTTCCCAGACATTTGGAGATAAATCATTAAATGAACACAACTGTGTTATTGTGAATCATGACTGATTAGCTACACCAGTAAAGTGATATATCATTGACACATCAATGCTTTTAAATTAGAATTAAAGATTGTAATTATCCTGAAATTGGCATTTATATCATATATGTTGGCTGttcaggtttttgtttttaaccacaGTGTTTGTAAATATGTACTTCTAGACTGCAGTACAGCTAGTTTTAGGCCACtaaagtaaaaaaggaaaataaaagacttTCAATTCAGCTTAAGGTACAaggtatttttttctcatagtcTCTTCTGAAATTGCTCCAAAAAAGCTTAATTTGTGTTaagctttaattttatttttttcttacactCACCACTAAGCATACACATAGCTGTGTTGTAAATGTAACTGGTTAGAAATTGAAGATGTTAAAGGTCTTAAAATTCTTAAATctaatgtcagaatttttctatATATCCTGATTATATATACGTTTGTGAAAAGATCCAATCTTTTTTGAACACAGTAATTGCACATGCTTATATGTAACATATTGATATGATAAAGTGAATATACTTGCAAGTACACAATGTAAATGTTGTTAGTTATAGCAGACCAACTTAGTTATTTACTGACCAACTTTTAGCTCTGGGTATAAATATCAGATGTGTAAAGAACTGATAATAAATAACCCCAGTACTGAAAATGCCAACAAGCACCTTGTACTTTTAACACGAGAGAGTACGAGGGGGTTCAACCAAAACAGGTTGATTTCCTTATATCTGAACCTGACCtgaactgaaattaaaaatttaagtta contains the following coding sequences:
- the c21h16orf72 gene encoding UPF0472 protein C16orf72 homolog produces the protein MEEKKEDGDSEIQEHGPEHWFSKWERQCLAEAEQRELSEEEADNDQDKLWHLFQNSATAVAQLYKDRVCHQQGLSLWVPFQNSATAVTNLYKESVEAHQRSFDRGFQIGHQRRNKDMLAWVKKRRRTIRREDLISFLCGKAPPHRSSRASTRLTMVAPSRANSPAETGSSVEADLQPFREAIALHGLSGAMASISVRSGAPGSPTHVSGSSSNGGGAAGGGSSGSGPVCRSRRNGLQDVDLNTFISEEMALHLDSTGSASTGGGGTRKRNSTQCSDVITDSPTHKRNRMI